The Symphalangus syndactylus isolate Jambi chromosome 23, NHGRI_mSymSyn1-v2.1_pri, whole genome shotgun sequence genome has a window encoding:
- the FAM217A gene encoding protein FAM217A isoform X2 produces the protein MRTVVTADVCQTSLKRTYLTGIWIQKYLFLKIETSQLEGMEQQVNSKQGIFKLWNCPLNEGSTIEKREFKTSSVETGFNVINNPIRVFTLNHPLTIASVDKQVGPYPGLPMPLGLCWPYADGDFFKNRNEIHISSCSTIENNNGETLRAPNWNLKHGNSSVEENLTDESDLSENEEANDTLLSHFKKVDLNLKPETIKNVEEPFTEEPNEVFPYPDFLPPPFSTLDLHSLALSKSDNWKATVEPAETSVEHLITRLLELERLQHTTIQKERPRLQTTFCTPAGTERPSSSKATPKVRQPKLCDSLSLQIPGVDKSQEKSKNNSGSCKLEQNALKRNWSNADKYKWNSRPPSLKSSSTTKQLIETYDKNPKSSILNPCQELSSKPTIGQTTQSLVKMVSTRCLPSRSPVPVSLILLSFPENQKEEIKAPKRNFGNKKKLYRQNIVLNRPFSIQKLNCLSPSLIAKCCSPIEQK, from the exons AATAGTAAACaagggatttttaaattatggaattGTCCTCTTAATGAAGGAAGTACCATAGAGAAGAG ggaattCAAAACATCTTCAGTGGAAACTGGCTTTAATGTAATCAATAATCCTATAAGGGTCTTCACTCTGAACCACCCATTAACAATTGCTTCAGTTGATAAGCAAGTTGGTCCTTACCCTGGACTGCCAATGCCATTAGGTCTCTGCTGGCCCTATGCTGATGGAGACTTCTTTAAGAACAGAAATGAGATTCATATTAGTTCCTGTTCAACTATAGAAAACAACAATGGTGAAACATTACGTGCTCCAAATTGGAATTTGAAACATGGAAACAGCAGTGTGGAAGAAAATTTAACAGATGAAAGTGATTTATCAGAAAATGAGGAAGCAAATGATACTTTACTCAGCCATTTTAAAAAGGTGGACCTGAACTTGAAgccagaaacaataaaaaatgttgagGAACCTTTCACCGAGGAGCCAAATGAAGTATTTCCATATCCtgattttctccctcctcctttcagTACTCTAGACTTGCACAGTTTAGCCCTCTCCAAATCTGACAATTGGAAAGCGACAGTGGAACCTGCAGAAACCTCTGTTGAACACTTGATAACTCGTTTACTGGAACTAGAACGATTACAACACACGACTATTCAAAAAGAGAGGCCAAGACTACAAACGACTTTCTGTACTCCAGCAGGTACTGAACGACCCTCTTCCTCCAAAGCTACACCAAAAGTGAGACAGCCGAAACTTTGTGACTCTTTGAGTCTTCAGATACCTGGTGTAgataaaagtcaagaaaaaagtaaaaacaactcTGGTTCTTGTAAGCTTGAGCAAAATGCTTTAAAACGGAATTGGAGCAATGCTGACAAATATAAATGGAATTCTAGACCACCGTCTCTAAAAAGTTCTTCCACCACAAAACAATTGATTGAAACTTATGATAAGAATCCCAAAAGTTCTATTTTAAATCCATGCCAAGAACTCTCATCCAAGCCTACTATTGGCCAAACAACTCAATCACTGGTTAAAATGGTCTCCACAAGATGTCTGCCATCGAGGTCTCCAGTGCCGGTTTCACTTATACTTCTGTCTTTTCCCGAAAATCAGAAGGAAGAAATCAAGGCACCGAAGAGAAACTTTGGGAACAAAAAGAAACTTTACCGACAAAATATAGTGTTGAATAGACCATTCTCTATTCAGAAGCTAAACTGTTTGTCGCCTTCCCTTATTGCTAAGTGCTGCTCACCCATTGAACAAAAATAA
- the FAM217A gene encoding protein FAM217A isoform X3, with amino-acid sequence MEQQVNSKQGIFKLWNCPLNEGSTIEKREFKTSSVETGFNVINNPIRVFTLNHPLTIASVDKQVGPYPGLPMPLGLCWPYADGDFFKNRNEIHISSCSTIENNNGETLRAPNWNLKHGNSSVEENLTDESDLSENEEANDTLLSHFKKVDLNLKPETIKNVEEPFTEEPNEVFPYPDFLPPPFSTLDLHSLALSKSDNWKATVEPAETSVEHLITRLLELERLQHTTIQKERPRLQTTFCTPAGTERPSSSKATPKVRQPKLCDSLSLQIPGVDKSQEKSKNNSGSCKLEQNALKRNWSNADKYKWNSRPPSLKSSSTTKQLIETYDKNPKSSILNPCQELSSKPTIGQTTQSLVKMVSTRCLPSRSPVPVSLILLSFPENQKEEIKAPKRNFGNKKKLYRQNIVLNRPFSIQKLNCLSPSLIAKCCSPIEQK; translated from the exons AATAGTAAACaagggatttttaaattatggaattGTCCTCTTAATGAAGGAAGTACCATAGAGAAGAG ggaattCAAAACATCTTCAGTGGAAACTGGCTTTAATGTAATCAATAATCCTATAAGGGTCTTCACTCTGAACCACCCATTAACAATTGCTTCAGTTGATAAGCAAGTTGGTCCTTACCCTGGACTGCCAATGCCATTAGGTCTCTGCTGGCCCTATGCTGATGGAGACTTCTTTAAGAACAGAAATGAGATTCATATTAGTTCCTGTTCAACTATAGAAAACAACAATGGTGAAACATTACGTGCTCCAAATTGGAATTTGAAACATGGAAACAGCAGTGTGGAAGAAAATTTAACAGATGAAAGTGATTTATCAGAAAATGAGGAAGCAAATGATACTTTACTCAGCCATTTTAAAAAGGTGGACCTGAACTTGAAgccagaaacaataaaaaatgttgagGAACCTTTCACCGAGGAGCCAAATGAAGTATTTCCATATCCtgattttctccctcctcctttcagTACTCTAGACTTGCACAGTTTAGCCCTCTCCAAATCTGACAATTGGAAAGCGACAGTGGAACCTGCAGAAACCTCTGTTGAACACTTGATAACTCGTTTACTGGAACTAGAACGATTACAACACACGACTATTCAAAAAGAGAGGCCAAGACTACAAACGACTTTCTGTACTCCAGCAGGTACTGAACGACCCTCTTCCTCCAAAGCTACACCAAAAGTGAGACAGCCGAAACTTTGTGACTCTTTGAGTCTTCAGATACCTGGTGTAgataaaagtcaagaaaaaagtaaaaacaactcTGGTTCTTGTAAGCTTGAGCAAAATGCTTTAAAACGGAATTGGAGCAATGCTGACAAATATAAATGGAATTCTAGACCACCGTCTCTAAAAAGTTCTTCCACCACAAAACAATTGATTGAAACTTATGATAAGAATCCCAAAAGTTCTATTTTAAATCCATGCCAAGAACTCTCATCCAAGCCTACTATTGGCCAAACAACTCAATCACTGGTTAAAATGGTCTCCACAAGATGTCTGCCATCGAGGTCTCCAGTGCCGGTTTCACTTATACTTCTGTCTTTTCCCGAAAATCAGAAGGAAGAAATCAAGGCACCGAAGAGAAACTTTGGGAACAAAAAGAAACTTTACCGACAAAATATAGTGTTGAATAGACCATTCTCTATTCAGAAGCTAAACTGTTTGTCGCCTTCCCTTATTGCTAAGTGCTGCTCACCCATTGAACAAAAATAA